The sequence CGGGGGAGAGGCCGGGCGGGGGCATCCCCGGCGTCAGCTGCGCAGTGCTCGCGCGGTCTCCTGCAGCCGCGTGTGCACGCCGCGGTACGTCTCCCGTGCGGGCAGCCACTCCTTGCGGAGCTTGGCCACGCACGTGTAGTTCGTGTCGCACACGTTGGCCAACGGTGATTCGACCGCCTGGGTTGCGAATTGGTACGCGTCCGGCGCACTGAACCCGTAGTCGCGCACCAGCCACTGCACCAGGTCGAGCTGCGATATACGGAACGCGTCCTCCAGCGGGCGGGCCGAGCCGGTCGAGATGATGTGGGTGTCCGACTCCAGCCGGGGCCAGGGGGTTGCGACGTCCTTGAGGAGGTCCACGATCACCACGGTGTTCATGGCGCACTCCACGGCCACCCCGCAGGTCTCGCCCTCGCCCTGCCGGGCGTGCCCGTCGCCGAGGCTGAGCAGCGCGCCCTCGACGTTGACCCCCAGGTAGCAGGTGACGCCCGCCCGCATCTCCGGCGTGTCCATGTTCCCGCCGTGCGCGTCCGGGACCAGGGCCGAGCGCACCTCCAGATTGGCGGGGGCGACGCCGACCGTGCCGTGCATCGGGTCCAGCGGCAGCTCGGCCTCGATGTCACTGTCCTGCGCCCGGAACAGGGCGGTGCGCCGCGCGCGGTCCAGCTGCCAGATCCAGACCCGCTCCGGCAGCGGAGGCTGGAGCGTGGCCGTGGTGTGCGTGGAGGTGAGCGCGCCGAACAGGGGGACCGTCGTCGAGGCCGCCCAGTCGCGCGCCGGTTCGACCGAGACGAAGTGCACGGCCACGGTGTCGCCGGGCTCGGCGCCCTCGATGTGGAACGGGCCGGTCTGCGGATTGAGGAACGGGAACTCGCAGACCTCGGAGACGAGATCCTTCTCGGAGCGGACCCGGCCGGCGAAGCAGTCCTCCGTGAACAGGTCGAGCACCGTGCCGGGCGCGAACCGCGCCACGGGCGCCGCTCCGCCGAACGTCCAGGCGTACTGGTCCGGTTCCGGGCGCACAGTGAGGATCCGGGGGTCGCTCATCGTGGTGGTGGTCCCTTCTGGCAGAGGCGGTCGTGGGAAGGAGGCGACGGGGGTCTGGCAGGGCGACAAGGGTCTCGGCAGGGCGACGAGGATCTGGGCAGGGCGACGAGCGCCTGCGCAGGCACGGCCGCCGGGCGGGCCGTCGGCCGTCAGCCGGGTACGGTCCCGTCCTGCCGATGGCCGACCGGTACGTACTCCTCGAGGTGCACCCGCGCGGTCTCGGCTATTCGCTCGGGGTGCCGTCGTATCAGCAGGACCAGTACGGCCACGCCCGCCGCCATCCAGACGCCGACGACGGGGCCCGCGTAGGACACCGGGGCGGTCAGTTCGGTCACGAAGTCGAAGACCGGGAGACCGGCGGCCGTCAGCAGTGCCGGGACGAACGCCGCGATGCCCAGCAGCGGGAACAGCAGATGCCGCACCGGTCTGAAGGCGGTCCGGCCGGCCCGCAGGAAGTAGCCCGCACAGGCGAGGTTCACGACGATGTAGACGCCCATGACGACTGTGACGATCACCGTGGCCAGGAGCAGAAACGCGGTCACGGGGTCGTAGGCGAAGCCGAGCCCCAGCACCGCCGCGACCGCCACGACGGTCTGCACCGCGATACCGGCCACGGGAGAGCGGTGCCGGGGATGGAGTGCGGCGAGCGGACGGGGCAGGACCCGGACGCGGGCCAGGGCGAAGGCCGTGCGGGTCGAGACGGTGGCACACGCGTTGGCGTTGGCGATCGTGGAGTTGATCACCGCCAGGAACACCAGCACCCAGAAGAAGCCGAAGGAAGCCCGGGCGACGCCGTCCCAGGAGGCCTCGCCCGAGGCGCCGAACTTCGCGAAGCGGTCCGGGCCGAAGTAGACGGTCATGGCATAGGTCGTGATCACATAGAACAGACCGATGCCCACAGCCGCTCCGAGCACCGCGCGGTGCATCGTCCGCCGGGGCTCGCGTGTCTCCTCGGCGAGCGGCGCCGCCGCCTCGAAGCCGGAGAACGCGAGCACCGTGTAGACGGAACCGGCGAACACGCCGCCGAACCCGGCGTAACCGTCCGCAGTGTGCGAAGTGCCGGACACGGAGAGGGTGTTGGCGCTGCCCGCCCTGCCGATGAGCAGGACCGCGAACACCAGGAACACGAGGATCTCGAAGACACCGAGGACGGTCCCGAAGCGGGCCGACGCCCGGACGCCGAGGTATCCGGCGACGGCGATCACGGCGGCGCCCGCCAGGGACCAGGGCCACCACAGGCCGGCCGGACACGAGGGCCATTCCTCGTTCAGCGTGCCGGCCGTCGTGAAGCCCAGTTGCAGGAGCAGCAGGGGCGGGACCAGCATCTCCACGAAGACGTATCCCCAGCCGACGAGGAAGCCGACGGACGGGTGCAGCCCCCGCGCCGCATACGTGATGACCGAGCCCGCCGCTGGTAACTCCCGGGCCAGCTCGGCCACGCACGACGCGGTGAACAGGCAGGCCACCAGTGCGATCAGTACTGCCAGCGGCAGGCTGCCGCCCGCGAACGCGGCGCCCGACGGAACCGACGCGGCCACCGCGGCGGCCGGCGCCATCGCCGTGATGCTCTGGAACAGCACCTCGCGCAACCCGATCGCGTCGCGCCGCAGCGTCCCGGTCGTCTCCCCGTGCATGCGTGTCCCCCGATACGTGTCAGCCCACTGCCACCCGACGTGTGTGAAAAGGCGTCATCCTGCCGAAGCCGCACGGTGCATGACGTCCCGCCCGCAGCGCTTCGCCTGAATCACGGTACGGCGCAGGTGGACCGGGCAGAAGGGCGCACGCCGGATCCGTGGACAGCCGACCGCCTGTGGAAAACTTCATCACCCGATCGGGTGAAGCCGGGGGCATCGGAGCCCCGCAGGCCCCCGTCAGGACCGCTCCGCCACCACCGCCGGATCGTCCAGCACGGACCGGACGACCGAGTGTGCCGCACCCAGCAGAGGGCCCTCGGGACCCAGTCGTGACACGGACACCGGGCAGGGCGGGC comes from Streptomyces sp. FXJ1.172 and encodes:
- a CDS encoding APC family permease; amino-acid sequence: MHGETTGTLRRDAIGLREVLFQSITAMAPAAAVAASVPSGAAFAGGSLPLAVLIALVACLFTASCVAELARELPAAGSVITYAARGLHPSVGFLVGWGYVFVEMLVPPLLLLQLGFTTAGTLNEEWPSCPAGLWWPWSLAGAAVIAVAGYLGVRASARFGTVLGVFEILVFLVFAVLLIGRAGSANTLSVSGTSHTADGYAGFGGVFAGSVYTVLAFSGFEAAAPLAEETREPRRTMHRAVLGAAVGIGLFYVITTYAMTVYFGPDRFAKFGASGEASWDGVARASFGFFWVLVFLAVINSTIANANACATVSTRTAFALARVRVLPRPLAALHPRHRSPVAGIAVQTVVAVAAVLGLGFAYDPVTAFLLLATVIVTVVMGVYIVVNLACAGYFLRAGRTAFRPVRHLLFPLLGIAAFVPALLTAAGLPVFDFVTELTAPVSYAGPVVGVWMAAGVAVLVLLIRRHPERIAETARVHLEEYVPVGHRQDGTVPG
- a CDS encoding acetamidase/formamidase family protein yields the protein MSDPRILTVRPEPDQYAWTFGGAAPVARFAPGTVLDLFTEDCFAGRVRSEKDLVSEVCEFPFLNPQTGPFHIEGAEPGDTVAVHFVSVEPARDWAASTTVPLFGALTSTHTTATLQPPLPERVWIWQLDRARRTALFRAQDSDIEAELPLDPMHGTVGVAPANLEVRSALVPDAHGGNMDTPEMRAGVTCYLGVNVEGALLSLGDGHARQGEGETCGVAVECAMNTVVIVDLLKDVATPWPRLESDTHIISTGSARPLEDAFRISQLDLVQWLVRDYGFSAPDAYQFATQAVESPLANVCDTNYTCVAKLRKEWLPARETYRGVHTRLQETARALRS